Proteins encoded by one window of Luteimonas yindakuii:
- a CDS encoding N-acyl-D-amino-acid deacylase family protein, which yields MAGSGWSRREVLAAFGAAGACALLPAARAGAPPALLLRDVRLVDGTGAPARAADVLVQDGRIAVIGRAGARAPRGARVVEGGGRVLAPGFIDLHVHGDPLDASYASYLAMGVTTVVLGQDGSSPAGAAAAGGLRGWLEAVEQAGPDINVAALAGHGTLRRQAGIADDTRDPGEADIARMRALLVADLEAGAFGMSTGLEYVPGMYAGAAELSALASVVAARDGVAMSHMRSEDDDRVEASLREHIEASRPARTHVSHLKVVYGHGESRAQRLLAALDTQRRAGVELTADAYPYVASYTGVGILFPDWALPPHDYAQVLATRRDELRAALEQRMTRRGGPDALLFGSGPHAGRTLAQVAAAMQLAFADALLEIGPGGGSAAHFVMDGALQARLLQDPHVAIASDGGPGMRHPRATGTFARWIEQSVAGVVPLEEAVRKATALPASILRLPDRGSVRVGAIADLVLFDPARVRARSDYVDPFAHAEGFDLVVLAGVPVFEQGERTATAGQVLRHPARSG from the coding sequence CGCCTGGTCGACGGCACCGGTGCGCCGGCACGCGCCGCCGACGTGCTGGTGCAGGACGGGCGCATCGCCGTGATCGGTCGCGCAGGCGCGCGTGCACCGCGCGGTGCGCGGGTGGTGGAGGGCGGTGGCCGCGTGCTCGCGCCCGGCTTCATCGACCTGCACGTGCATGGCGACCCGCTCGATGCCTCGTATGCCAGCTACCTCGCGATGGGCGTCACCACCGTGGTGCTCGGGCAGGACGGCAGCAGCCCGGCCGGTGCGGCGGCGGCAGGTGGTCTGCGGGGCTGGCTCGAGGCGGTCGAGCAGGCCGGTCCGGATATCAATGTGGCGGCACTCGCCGGCCACGGCACGCTGCGCCGGCAGGCCGGTATCGCCGACGACACGCGCGATCCCGGCGAGGCCGACATCGCACGGATGCGCGCGCTGCTGGTCGCCGACCTCGAAGCGGGCGCATTCGGCATGTCCACCGGCCTGGAATACGTGCCCGGCATGTACGCCGGCGCGGCGGAGCTCTCCGCGCTCGCCAGCGTCGTGGCCGCGCGTGACGGCGTGGCGATGAGCCACATGCGGTCGGAAGACGACGACCGGGTGGAGGCCTCGTTGCGCGAACATATCGAGGCCAGCCGGCCGGCGCGGACCCATGTGTCGCACCTCAAGGTCGTCTACGGCCACGGCGAATCGCGTGCGCAGCGGTTGCTGGCTGCGCTCGATACGCAGCGCCGCGCGGGCGTCGAACTGACCGCCGACGCCTATCCCTACGTCGCCAGCTACACCGGTGTCGGCATCCTGTTCCCCGACTGGGCGCTGCCGCCGCACGACTATGCGCAGGTGCTGGCGACGCGGCGCGACGAACTGCGCGCCGCGCTCGAACAGCGCATGACCCGCCGTGGCGGTCCCGACGCGCTGCTGTTCGGCAGCGGCCCGCATGCAGGGCGCACGCTGGCGCAGGTGGCCGCGGCGATGCAGCTGGCATTCGCCGACGCCCTGCTGGAGATCGGCCCCGGCGGCGGCAGTGCGGCGCACTTCGTCATGGACGGGGCCCTGCAGGCGCGGCTGCTGCAGGACCCGCACGTGGCCATCGCCAGTGACGGCGGCCCGGGCATGCGTCATCCGCGTGCGACCGGCACCTTCGCGCGCTGGATCGAGCAGTCCGTGGCCGGCGTGGTGCCACTGGAAGAAGCCGTGCGCAAGGCCACCGCACTGCCGGCGTCGATCCTGCGATTGCCCGACCGCGGCAGCGTGCGCGTTGGCGCGATCGCCGACCTGGTGCTGTTCGATCCTGCCCGCGTGCGTGCGCGTTCGGATTACGTCGATCCGTTCGCACACGCGGAAGGCTTCGACCTGGTGGTGCTCGCCGGCGTGCCGGTGTTCGAACAGGGCGAGCGCACCGCCACTGCGGGGCAGGTGCTGCGACATCCTGCGCGCAGCGGCTGA